One Bradyrhizobium sp. ISRA464 genomic window carries:
- a CDS encoding helicase HerA-like domain-containing protein, translated as MATSDNKLADTDEKIFIGKGDETAWLTLALANRHGLVTGATGTGKTVSLQVMAEGFARAGVPVFAADIKGDLSGISEVGEAKDFIVKRAQEMGLTFQPDQFSTVFWDVFGEQGHPVRATVTEMGPLLLSRMLDLNDVQEGVLSVAFRVADENGLTLIDMKDLRALLDAVAPDGSKKAADDEEDPLAPLRKAAQSYGNVSKATVGTIQRQLLVLENQGGTKFFGEPALTLKDFMRTDRDGRGMVNILVADKLMQSPRLYATFLLWMLSELFEELPEAGDLPKPKLVFFFDEAHLLFNDAPKALMDKIEQVVRLIRSKGVGVYFVTQNPIDVPDKVLAQLGNRVQHALRAFTPRDQKAVAAAAETFRPNPKLNTARVIMELGKGEALVSFLEGGGTPSMVERILVRPPSARIGPITPEERKAIMDASPVKGKYDTAIDAESAYEIIQKRLAATAAPAEGAEGGGILGHIGAIAAEIFGTNVKRGRLSTGQVIARNVTRSVTDRVVGGVVADLGKSVGGSVGGSIGRAIVRGALGGLLRR; from the coding sequence ATGGCGACTTCCGACAACAAGCTGGCCGATACCGACGAGAAGATTTTTATCGGCAAGGGTGACGAGACAGCGTGGCTGACGCTCGCGCTGGCCAACCGGCACGGCCTCGTGACCGGTGCGACGGGAACCGGCAAGACCGTCTCGCTTCAAGTCATGGCGGAGGGCTTTGCGCGCGCCGGAGTCCCGGTCTTCGCGGCCGATATCAAGGGCGATCTTTCCGGCATCTCCGAAGTCGGCGAGGCCAAGGACTTCATTGTCAAGCGCGCCCAGGAGATGGGGCTGACCTTCCAGCCCGACCAGTTCTCGACCGTGTTCTGGGACGTTTTCGGCGAGCAGGGGCATCCGGTGCGCGCCACCGTCACCGAAATGGGTCCGCTGCTGCTCTCGCGAATGCTCGATCTCAACGACGTGCAGGAAGGCGTGCTCAGCGTTGCCTTCCGTGTCGCCGACGAGAACGGCCTTACGCTGATCGACATGAAGGATCTGCGCGCTCTGCTCGATGCGGTCGCTCCCGACGGGAGCAAGAAGGCCGCCGATGACGAGGAAGATCCGCTGGCGCCGCTCCGTAAGGCTGCGCAAAGCTACGGCAACGTGTCCAAGGCGACGGTCGGCACCATTCAACGTCAGCTTCTGGTGCTCGAGAACCAGGGCGGCACGAAATTCTTCGGCGAACCGGCGCTGACGCTGAAGGACTTCATGCGGACCGATCGCGACGGCCGCGGCATGGTCAACATTCTCGTCGCCGACAAGCTGATGCAGAGTCCGCGGCTTTACGCCACGTTCCTGCTCTGGATGCTCTCGGAATTGTTCGAGGAATTGCCGGAAGCCGGCGACCTGCCGAAGCCGAAGCTGGTGTTCTTCTTCGACGAGGCGCATCTGCTGTTCAACGATGCGCCAAAGGCGCTGATGGACAAGATCGAGCAGGTGGTGCGGCTGATCCGCTCCAAGGGCGTCGGCGTCTATTTCGTCACGCAAAATCCGATCGACGTGCCCGACAAGGTGCTGGCGCAGCTCGGCAACCGCGTGCAGCACGCGCTGCGCGCCTTTACGCCGCGCGACCAGAAGGCCGTTGCTGCGGCCGCGGAAACGTTCCGCCCCAATCCGAAGCTCAACACCGCGCGCGTGATCATGGAGCTCGGCAAGGGCGAGGCGCTGGTGTCGTTCCTCGAGGGCGGCGGCACGCCGTCGATGGTCGAGCGCATCCTGGTCCGGCCGCCATCGGCGCGGATCGGGCCGATCACGCCCGAGGAGCGCAAGGCGATCATGGATGCAAGTCCGGTGAAGGGCAAATACGACACCGCGATCGACGCCGAATCCGCCTACGAGATCATCCAGAAGCGGCTCGCCGCAACGGCGGCGCCGGCGGAAGGCGCGGAGGGCGGCGGCATCCTCGGCCATATCGGTGCGATCGCCGCCGAGATCTTCGGCACCAACGTCAAGCGTGGCCGGCTGTCGACCGGGCAGGTGATCGCGCGCAATGTCACGCGCTCGGTCACGGACAGGGTGGTCGGTGGCGTGGTTGCCGATCTCGGCAAGTCGGTCGGCGGCTCCGTCGGCGGGTCGATCGGCCGCGCGATCGTGCGCGGTGCGC
- a CDS encoding DUF2267 domain-containing protein: MDELVGRLAAKAGIDGAVAEKTIGIVLGFLRNEGPSDKVQALIDQIPGAEAAIAASNNSGGLSRLMGGGLMAVGTRLMALGLSMSEIQKIARELFVFGRDKIGADQMGEIISGTPGLSQFA, from the coding sequence ATGGACGAACTGGTTGGACGGCTGGCCGCGAAGGCCGGCATCGATGGCGCTGTCGCTGAAAAAACCATCGGCATCGTTCTGGGTTTCCTCCGTAACGAGGGACCTTCCGACAAAGTCCAGGCTCTCATCGACCAAATCCCCGGCGCCGAAGCGGCAATCGCCGCCTCCAACAACAGCGGTGGTCTATCGCGGTTGATGGGCGGCGGACTGATGGCCGTCGGCACCCGACTCATGGCGCTCGGCTTGAGCATGAGCGAGATTCAGAAAATCGCGCGTGAACTTTTCGTGTTCGGTCGCGACAAAATCGGAGCTGATCAAATGGGCGAGATCATTTCGGGGACGCCGGGCCTTAGCCAATTTGCCTGA
- a CDS encoding DUF4332 domain-containing protein, giving the protein MTYPLSEIDGLSPYCAAKLKSQGIRTTEALLEAARTVKGRKALAAKTGISEQQLLEWANISDYMRIPGMGRAKVGLMRAAGVTTVRELAHRNPSRLAQSMKDANLKRKLVRVMPSEKSVELLIEQARKLPPKITY; this is encoded by the coding sequence ATGACATACCCCCTCTCCGAGATCGACGGCCTGTCCCCCTATTGCGCAGCAAAACTGAAATCACAGGGTATCCGCACGACCGAAGCGCTGCTTGAAGCCGCCCGCACCGTCAAGGGACGCAAGGCGCTCGCGGCCAAGACCGGGATCAGCGAACAGCAATTGCTCGAGTGGGCCAACATCTCCGACTACATGCGGATTCCGGGTATGGGCAGGGCGAAAGTCGGCCTGATGCGCGCCGCCGGTGTCACCACGGTGCGCGAGCTCGCGCACCGCAATCCGTCGCGGCTGGCTCAGAGCATGAAGGACGCCAACCTCAAGCGGAAGCTCGTCCGCGTCATGCCGTCCGAGAAGTCGGTCGAGTTGCTCATCGAACAGGCGCGCAAGCTGCCTCCCAAGATCACCTACTAG
- the folP gene encoding dihydropteroate synthase, whose protein sequence is MMATKPISSAAAGPAGRALLPTLLSKPYPAVMGILNVTPDSFSDGGQFIAPEQALAQARKLVADGADIIDIGAESTRPYGSQQPVSADDELKRLKPVLADVIALGVPVSIDSMKSEVVAWALDQGAAIANDVWGLQRDSGMAPLVAARGVPVIIMHNREQADPAIDIMHDIAAFFTRSLDIAAGAGIASDQIVLDPGIGFGKTQEQSMTVLARLSELDAFRLPVLVGASRKRFISTVVPSEPRERIGGSIAAHLIAAQNGARIIRAHDVAETVQALRVAAAIKGQQ, encoded by the coding sequence ATGATGGCGACCAAGCCCATATCGTCAGCCGCAGCCGGCCCGGCCGGACGCGCGCTGCTGCCGACGTTGCTGTCCAAGCCCTATCCGGCCGTGATGGGCATATTGAACGTGACGCCGGATTCATTCTCGGACGGAGGGCAGTTCATCGCGCCCGAGCAGGCGCTGGCGCAGGCCCGCAAGCTGGTCGCTGACGGCGCCGACATCATCGACATCGGCGCGGAGTCGACCCGCCCCTACGGCTCCCAACAACCAGTCTCGGCGGACGACGAGTTGAAACGGCTGAAGCCGGTGCTGGCCGACGTCATCGCGCTCGGCGTACCGGTCTCGATCGACAGCATGAAGTCGGAGGTCGTGGCCTGGGCGCTGGACCAGGGCGCCGCGATCGCCAATGACGTCTGGGGCCTGCAGCGCGATAGCGGCATGGCCCCCCTCGTCGCCGCACGCGGCGTGCCCGTGATCATCATGCACAATCGCGAGCAGGCCGATCCGGCGATCGACATCATGCATGATATTGCGGCCTTCTTCACCCGCTCGCTCGACATTGCGGCCGGCGCCGGCATTGCGTCCGACCAGATCGTGCTCGATCCCGGCATCGGCTTCGGCAAGACGCAGGAGCAGAGCATGACGGTGCTGGCGCGGCTTTCCGAGCTCGACGCGTTCCGCCTGCCCGTGCTGGTCGGCGCGTCGCGCAAGCGCTTCATCAGCACGGTTGTGCCGTCGGAGCCGCGCGAGCGGATCGGCGGCTCGATCGCGGCGCATCTGATCGCCGCGCAGAATGGCGCCCGCATCATCCGCGCGCATGACGTCGCGGAAACCGTTCAGGCGCTGCGGGTGGCTGCAGCAATCAAGGGACAGCAATGA
- the folB gene encoding dihydroneopterin aldolase: protein MTDTIFITGIVIHARHGVMEHETEVGQRFVIDLELYTDLSESSRTDRLSDTVSYSNVVATATSAFKDTNYKLLERAAGAVADDILSAFPRIRAVKVTVHKPHAPIAAIFDDVGVVLTRSRHPPSHG from the coding sequence ATGACCGATACGATCTTCATCACCGGGATCGTCATCCATGCCCGTCATGGCGTGATGGAACATGAGACCGAGGTTGGGCAACGTTTCGTCATCGATCTCGAGCTCTATACCGATCTCTCGGAGTCCTCGCGCACCGACCGCCTTTCCGACACCGTCTCCTATTCCAACGTGGTGGCGACCGCGACGTCGGCGTTCAAGGACACGAACTACAAGCTCTTGGAGCGCGCCGCCGGTGCGGTGGCCGACGACATCCTCAGTGCATTCCCGCGCATCAGGGCCGTCAAGGTCACCGTCCACAAGCCGCACGCCCCGATCGCCGCGATCTTCGACGATGTCGGCGTGGTGCTGACGCGCTCACGGCATCCGCCGTCCCATGGCTAG
- the folK gene encoding 2-amino-4-hydroxy-6-hydroxymethyldihydropteridine diphosphokinase, which produces MASVLIALGGNVGDVRTTFRKAIANICGMAQAALLARSSDYSTPPWGEEQQQSFINACIEIETSLDPHALLFTLHKIETRFGRDRANERRWGPRTLDLDLIAYDDVKLDKPELTLPHPRLFERAFVLVPLAEIVPDRLISGRRVADALAQVSADGIFRLPNLD; this is translated from the coding sequence ATGGCTAGCGTCCTGATCGCGCTCGGGGGCAATGTCGGCGACGTCCGCACGACATTCCGCAAGGCCATCGCCAATATCTGCGGCATGGCGCAGGCCGCCCTGCTGGCGCGCTCGTCGGACTATTCGACGCCGCCCTGGGGAGAGGAGCAGCAGCAAAGCTTCATCAATGCCTGCATAGAGATCGAGACCAGCCTCGATCCGCATGCGCTGCTGTTCACGCTGCACAAGATCGAGACCAGGTTCGGCCGCGACCGCGCCAACGAGCGGCGCTGGGGGCCGCGCACCCTCGACCTCGACCTGATCGCCTATGACGACGTCAAGCTGGACAAGCCGGAACTGACCCTGCCGCACCCGCGCCTGTTCGAGCGCGCTTTCGTGCTGGTGCCGCTGGCCGAGATCGTTCCCGATCGCCTGATCTCCGGCCGCCGTGTCGCCGACGCGCTGGCCCAGGTTTCCGCCGACGGTATTTTCCGTCTGCCGAACCTCGATTAA
- a CDS encoding methylmalonyl-CoA mutase family protein, whose amino-acid sequence MTTTTDDLRLAADFQPATYEDWRKLVDGVLKGAPFEKLVGKTYDGLKIDPIYRRATNTGPIAGRAAVAPWRILQRIDHPDAAQANVQALHDLENGATGLEFEFAGGPGARGFGLADASKQTLAKVCDGIHLDAGIMIALNPVIGRENAGETFADVVEARKIDPAKLDLHFNYQALSTVAVRGAAAAAWADYEQPFGKVVNGLIKRGFKGPFVLADGRPVHDAGGSDVQELAFTLAVALAYLRMLEAAGIDLDAARAAISFRLSADADQFLTLAKFRALRRLWARVEQACGLAPKPIFVNAQTAWRMLTQRDANVNMLRATMATFAAGLGGANAITVLPHTLALGLPDEFARRVARNTQLVLLDEANLAKVSDPAAGSGGIETLTSQLCEAAWAMFQEIEKAGGVFAALQLGLIQNKVAATRTAREANVAKRRDVLTGASEFPNLHEADIAVLDVKPSVPIAPADATIKFDALAPTRLAEPFEALRDRSDAALNAKGARPKIFLANLGTAADFTARATFAKSFFETGGIEAIDSEGFADAAALATAFKASGAAMACICSSDKVYADRAADAARALHGAGAKHIYLAGRPGDQEAALRTAGIGEFVFAGGDALATLRDAYRRLEQA is encoded by the coding sequence ATGACGACCACGACTGACGATTTGCGGCTGGCAGCGGATTTTCAACCAGCAACCTATGAGGACTGGCGCAAGCTGGTCGACGGCGTGCTGAAGGGTGCGCCGTTCGAGAAACTGGTCGGCAAGACCTATGACGGACTGAAGATCGATCCGATCTATCGCCGCGCCACCAACACCGGCCCGATCGCCGGCCGCGCAGCCGTGGCCCCCTGGCGGATCCTGCAACGGATCGACCATCCCGATGCCGCGCAGGCCAACGTGCAGGCGCTGCACGATCTCGAGAACGGGGCGACCGGCCTCGAATTCGAATTCGCAGGTGGTCCCGGCGCGCGCGGCTTCGGCCTCGCCGACGCCAGCAAGCAGACATTGGCCAAGGTTTGCGACGGCATCCATCTAGACGCCGGCATCATGATCGCGCTCAACCCAGTGATCGGACGCGAGAACGCCGGCGAAACGTTTGCCGACGTCGTGGAAGCCCGCAAGATCGATCCGGCCAAGCTCGACCTTCACTTCAACTATCAGGCGCTCAGCACGGTCGCGGTGCGTGGCGCCGCGGCTGCCGCTTGGGCCGATTACGAGCAGCCGTTCGGCAAGGTCGTCAACGGCCTGATCAAGCGCGGCTTCAAGGGACCGTTCGTGCTGGCCGACGGCCGTCCGGTTCACGACGCCGGCGGTTCCGACGTGCAGGAGCTCGCTTTCACGCTTGCGGTGGCGCTCGCCTATCTGCGCATGCTGGAAGCGGCTGGCATCGATCTCGATGCGGCGCGCGCCGCAATCTCGTTCCGGCTCAGCGCCGACGCCGACCAGTTCCTGACGCTGGCGAAATTCCGCGCGCTGCGGCGGCTGTGGGCACGGGTCGAGCAGGCCTGCGGGCTTGCGCCGAAGCCGATCTTCGTCAACGCGCAGACCGCGTGGCGCATGCTGACCCAGCGCGACGCCAATGTGAACATGCTGCGCGCGACCATGGCGACGTTTGCGGCCGGCCTCGGCGGCGCGAATGCGATCACCGTGCTGCCGCATACTCTGGCGCTCGGTTTGCCCGACGAGTTCGCCCGGCGCGTGGCGCGCAACACGCAACTGGTCCTGCTTGACGAAGCAAACCTCGCAAAGGTCTCCGATCCCGCGGCGGGCTCCGGCGGCATCGAGACGCTGACGTCGCAGCTTTGCGAAGCGGCCTGGGCGATGTTCCAGGAGATCGAGAAGGCCGGCGGCGTCTTCGCTGCGCTCCAGCTAGGCCTGATCCAGAACAAGGTCGCCGCGACCCGCACGGCACGCGAAGCCAACGTTGCGAAACGCCGCGACGTGCTGACCGGCGCCAGCGAGTTCCCGAACCTGCATGAGGCCGACATCGCGGTGCTGGACGTGAAACCTTCAGTCCCGATCGCCCCGGCCGATGCGACGATCAAGTTCGACGCACTGGCGCCGACGCGCCTTGCCGAACCGTTCGAAGCGCTGCGCGACAGGTCGGATGCGGCGCTGAACGCGAAGGGTGCGCGGCCAAAGATCTTCCTTGCCAATCTCGGCACAGCGGCGGATTTCACCGCACGCGCCACCTTTGCCAAGAGCTTCTTCGAGACCGGCGGCATCGAGGCGATCGACAGCGAGGGCTTTGCCGACGCGGCGGCGCTGGCCACGGCCTTCAAGGCCTCCGGCGCGGCAATGGCCTGCATCTGCTCCTCGGACAAGGTTTATGCCGACCGTGCGGCTGATGCCGCCAGGGCCCTTCACGGAGCCGGAGCGAAGCATATCTATCTAGCGGGACGGCCCGGCGACCAGGAAGCGGCATTGCGGACGGCCGGCATTGGTGAGTTCGTCTTCGCCGGCGGCGACGCGCTGGCGACATTGCGCGACGCCTATCGGCGGCTGGAGCAAGCATGA
- a CDS encoding GFA family protein, protein MTAEAPSKPVLTGGCQCGAVRFAVSTAPTRISICHCRMCQKASGAPFASFAEVDRNDFTWTRGKPAAFRSSSIAERDFCAACGTPLSFRRIDGPRIEIMTGAFDRPDRVVPTQQFGSESRLGWVVGIANLPSQTTMQNYGPEKMATIVSHQHPDHD, encoded by the coding sequence ATGACGGCTGAAGCACCATCAAAACCCGTTCTGACCGGCGGCTGCCAATGCGGCGCCGTCCGCTTTGCGGTATCGACAGCACCAACCCGGATCAGCATCTGCCACTGCCGGATGTGCCAGAAGGCCTCCGGCGCGCCGTTCGCCTCCTTCGCCGAGGTTGATCGCAACGATTTCACCTGGACCCGCGGCAAGCCCGCCGCGTTCAGGTCCTCGTCGATCGCCGAGCGCGACTTCTGCGCGGCTTGCGGCACACCCTTGAGCTTCCGCCGTATCGACGGACCGCGGATCGAGATCATGACCGGCGCCTTCGACCGGCCGGACCGGGTGGTGCCGACGCAGCAATTTGGAAGCGAGTCCCGGCTCGGCTGGGTGGTTGGTATTGCCAATCTGCCGAGCCAGACCACGATGCAGAATTACGGCCCGGAGAAGATGGCGACCATCGTCAGCCACCAGCATCCGGACCATGATTGA
- the scpA gene encoding methylmalonyl-CoA mutase, which yields MSRIPNFADIAFEKVGGGAPATNAEPWLTPEGIPVKSVYSEADLEGIDFLETWPGIAPYLRGPYPTMYVNQPWTIRQYAGFSTAEDSNAFYRRNLAAGQKGLSVAFDLATHRGYDSDHPRVSGDVGMAGVAIDSIYDMRTLFAGIPLDQMSVSMTMNGAVLPILALFVIAAEEQGVPPEKLSGTIQNDILKEFMVRNTYIYPPVPSMRIISDIFAYTSQRMPKFNSISISGYHMQEAGATQDLELAYTLADGVEYLRAGLAAGLDVDRFAPRLSFFWAIGMNFFMEVAKMRAARLLWAKLLKPFNPKDPRSLSLRTHCQTSGWSLTAQDVFNNVMRTTIEAMAATQGHTQSLHTNALDEALALPTDFSARIARNTQLFLQQESGTNRIIDPWGGSYYVERLTRDLAAKAWGHIQEVEALGGMAKAIEAGVPKLRIEEASAKTQARIDAGRQAVIGVNKYKPENEKPIDVLKVENSTVRQLQIDKLARLKKERNQKDVDAALSALTRAAGEGNGNLLALAIDAARAKATVGEISDAMEKVFGRHRAEIKSITGVYKREAATMSNRVGKVQALIDAFEEAEGRRPRILVAKIGQDGHDRGQKVIASAFADVGFDVDIGPLFATADEAARQAVENDVHILGVSSLAAAHLTAVPELKAALKKHGREDIMIIVGGVVPPQDYDALYKAGAEAIFPPGTVISDAAEELIHKLNARLGHSEAAE from the coding sequence ATGAGCCGCATACCAAATTTCGCCGATATCGCTTTTGAGAAGGTCGGCGGTGGAGCGCCCGCCACGAACGCCGAGCCGTGGCTGACGCCCGAGGGCATCCCGGTCAAATCCGTCTACAGCGAGGCCGACCTCGAAGGCATCGACTTCCTCGAGACCTGGCCGGGGATCGCGCCTTATCTGCGCGGTCCCTACCCGACCATGTATGTCAACCAGCCCTGGACGATCCGCCAATATGCCGGTTTCTCCACGGCGGAGGATTCCAACGCCTTCTATCGCCGCAACCTCGCGGCAGGACAGAAGGGCCTGTCGGTGGCGTTCGACCTCGCCACCCACCGCGGCTATGACAGCGATCATCCCCGCGTCTCCGGCGACGTCGGCATGGCTGGTGTCGCGATCGATTCCATCTACGACATGCGCACGCTGTTCGCCGGCATTCCGCTCGACCAGATGAGCGTGTCGATGACCATGAACGGCGCGGTGCTGCCGATCCTCGCGCTGTTCGTGATCGCCGCCGAGGAACAGGGCGTGCCACCGGAGAAGCTGTCGGGCACCATTCAGAACGATATTCTGAAAGAGTTCATGGTGCGCAACACCTATATCTATCCGCCGGTGCCCTCGATGCGGATCATCTCCGACATCTTTGCCTACACCTCGCAGCGGATGCCGAAGTTCAACTCGATCTCGATCTCCGGCTACCACATGCAGGAAGCCGGCGCGACGCAGGACCTCGAGCTCGCCTATACGCTGGCCGACGGCGTCGAATATCTGCGCGCGGGTCTCGCGGCCGGGCTCGACGTCGACCGCTTCGCGCCGCGGCTGTCGTTCTTCTGGGCGATCGGCATGAACTTCTTCATGGAAGTCGCCAAGATGCGCGCCGCGCGGCTGTTGTGGGCCAAGCTGCTCAAGCCGTTCAACCCGAAGGATCCGCGCTCGCTGTCGCTGCGCACGCATTGCCAGACCTCCGGCTGGTCGCTGACCGCGCAGGACGTGTTCAACAACGTGATGCGCACCACGATCGAGGCGATGGCCGCGACGCAAGGCCATACCCAGTCGCTGCACACCAACGCGCTCGACGAAGCGCTGGCGCTGCCGACCGACTTCTCGGCGCGCATCGCCCGCAACACGCAATTGTTCCTGCAGCAGGAGAGCGGCACCAACCGCATCATCGATCCCTGGGGCGGCTCCTATTATGTCGAGCGGCTGACCCGCGATCTCGCGGCGAAAGCCTGGGGCCATATCCAGGAGGTCGAGGCGCTGGGCGGCATGGCGAAGGCGATCGAGGCCGGCGTGCCGAAGCTCCGTATCGAGGAGGCCTCCGCCAAGACGCAGGCGCGCATCGACGCCGGCCGCCAGGCCGTGATCGGCGTCAACAAGTACAAGCCGGAGAACGAGAAGCCCATCGACGTGCTGAAGGTGGAGAATTCCACCGTGCGGCAGCTGCAGATCGACAAGCTCGCGCGGCTGAAGAAGGAGCGCAACCAGAAGGACGTCGACGCAGCGCTTTCGGCGCTCACCCGCGCGGCCGGCGAAGGCAACGGCAACCTGCTGGCGCTGGCGATCGACGCGGCGCGAGCGAAGGCGACCGTCGGCGAGATTTCGGATGCGATGGAGAAGGTGTTCGGCCGGCACCGCGCCGAGATCAAGTCGATCACCGGCGTCTACAAGCGAGAGGCAGCGACCATGTCCAACCGGGTCGGGAAGGTGCAGGCCCTGATCGATGCGTTCGAGGAGGCCGAAGGCCGCCGTCCTCGCATCCTGGTGGCAAAGATCGGCCAGGACGGTCACGACCGCGGCCAGAAGGTGATCGCATCCGCTTTCGCCGATGTCGGCTTCGATGTCGATATCGGGCCGCTGTTTGCGACCGCGGACGAAGCCGCCCGCCAGGCGGTCGAGAACGACGTGCACATTCTCGGCGTCTCGTCGCTGGCGGCCGCGCACCTCACCGCGGTGCCGGAGCTGAAGGCCGCGCTGAAGAAGCATGGCCGCGAGGACATCATGATCATCGTCGGCGGGGTGGTGCCGCCGCAGGATTACGATGCGCTGTACAAGGCTGGCGCCGAGGCGATCTTCCCGCCGGGCACGGTGATCTCGGATGCCGCCGAGGAGCTGATCCACAAGCTCAACGCGCGGCTCGGCCACAGCGAGGCGGCAGAGTAG
- a CDS encoding RsiV family protein, protein MRAARITTPARILCLAGVLACLSLPARADDPKPDASVKNNSVEANVYLDDKIKADAALAADCLAEGRKWIDKNAAEAASARKEEPEFFKDRGGWSFGRKYSVRSVVDNRYVSVLRDDYMDTHGAHPNSDVDTILWDSAEKKRISIRPFFTETADNGPTLKAMRKAIVSALNAEKKKRGASETATAEWYKELKPTLLKIGAVTLAPSTEAGKSSGLTFHYPPYAVGPYAEGQYVVVVPWETLKPYLTAEGVRIFGGARPKGDEDDPG, encoded by the coding sequence ATGCGCGCCGCTCGCATCACGACGCCTGCCCGCATCCTATGTCTTGCCGGCGTGCTTGCCTGCCTCAGCCTTCCCGCGCGTGCCGACGATCCCAAGCCCGATGCATCGGTCAAGAACAACAGCGTTGAGGCCAATGTCTATCTCGACGACAAGATCAAGGCGGATGCGGCCCTGGCCGCCGATTGCCTGGCCGAAGGCCGGAAGTGGATCGACAAAAATGCGGCGGAGGCGGCTTCCGCCCGCAAGGAGGAGCCGGAGTTCTTCAAGGACCGCGGCGGCTGGTCGTTCGGGCGCAAATATTCCGTGCGCTCCGTGGTCGACAACCGCTATGTGAGCGTCCTGCGCGACGACTATATGGACACTCACGGCGCGCATCCGAACTCCGATGTCGACACCATCCTGTGGGACTCGGCCGAGAAGAAGCGCATCAGCATCCGCCCCTTCTTCACTGAGACCGCCGACAATGGTCCGACCCTGAAGGCGATGCGGAAGGCCATCGTCAGCGCGCTGAACGCGGAGAAGAAGAAGCGCGGCGCAAGCGAGACGGCAACGGCCGAGTGGTACAAGGAGCTCAAGCCGACGCTGCTGAAAATCGGCGCCGTGACGCTGGCGCCGTCGACGGAAGCCGGCAAGAGTTCAGGCCTCACCTTCCATTATCCGCCCTATGCCGTCGGCCCCTATGCCGAAGGCCAATATGTCGTCGTCGTGCCCTGGGAGACGCTGAAGCCTTATCTCACCGCAGAAGGCGTCAGGATCTTCGGCGGCGCCCGGCCGAAGGGCGATGAGGACGATCCGGGCTAG
- a CDS encoding IS630 family transposase: MIPEAREVHLSRKDRKVLEACCRSPMTLLRDLKRARIVLLAADGRSTRSIAKEVGVQPRIVSLWRHRYADQGLEGLQDKPRPGKQPIYTKATDKRILKLLDQPPPQGFARWTGPLLAEALGDVDVQYVWRFLRSHKIDLAARKSWCESNDPNFTAKAADVVGLYVAPPAKAIVLCVDEKPSIQALERAQGYLKLPNGRALTGQSHDYKRHGTTTLFAALEVATGKIIATHSKRRRRVEFLGFMTSVTAAFPGRKLHVILDNLNIHKKNEDWLKAHPNVQFHFTPTSASWLNQVEVWFSILQGQSLSGTSFTSLKQLQDHIDAYVTAYNGRAEPFVWTKKKVRQRRFKGRRITQL; the protein is encoded by the coding sequence ATGATACCCGAAGCAAGAGAAGTCCACCTTTCGAGGAAAGATCGCAAGGTGCTTGAGGCGTGCTGTCGCTCACCGATGACGTTGCTGCGCGATTTGAAGCGGGCGCGGATAGTTCTGTTGGCGGCGGACGGGCGCAGCACCCGATCGATCGCCAAGGAAGTTGGGGTCCAGCCGCGGATTGTCAGCCTTTGGCGGCATCGTTATGCCGACCAAGGCCTTGAAGGGCTGCAAGACAAGCCGCGCCCGGGCAAGCAGCCGATCTATACGAAGGCCACGGACAAGCGGATTCTGAAGCTGCTGGACCAGCCGCCCCCGCAAGGGTTCGCACGCTGGACCGGGCCCCTGCTGGCCGAGGCGCTGGGCGATGTTGACGTCCAATATGTCTGGCGGTTTCTGCGCAGCCACAAGATCGACCTCGCGGCTCGCAAGTCCTGGTGCGAGAGCAACGACCCGAACTTCACGGCCAAAGCCGCCGATGTTGTCGGCCTCTATGTCGCCCCGCCCGCGAAGGCCATTGTGCTGTGCGTGGACGAGAAGCCCTCGATCCAGGCTTTGGAGCGAGCGCAGGGTTATCTGAAACTGCCCAATGGCCGCGCCTTGACCGGCCAGAGCCACGACTACAAGCGGCATGGCACCACAACATTGTTTGCGGCACTCGAAGTCGCCACCGGGAAGATCATCGCGACGCATTCAAAACGGCGGCGCCGCGTCGAGTTTCTCGGCTTCATGACCAGCGTCACCGCGGCCTTTCCGGGCCGGAAGCTTCACGTCATCCTCGACAATCTCAACATCCACAAGAAGAACGAGGACTGGCTCAAGGCCCATCCCAATGTGCAATTCCATTTCACGCCGACGAGTGCGTCCTGGCTCAATCAGGTCGAGGTGTGGTTTTCGATCCTGCAGGGGCAGTCGCTCAGCGGCACCTCCTTCACAAGCCTCAAGCAGCTTCAGGATCACATCGATGCCTACGTCACCGCATACAACGGCAGAGCCGAGCCCTTCGTCTGGACCAAGAAAAAGGTCCGTCAACGCCGATTCAAAGGCCGCCGTATCACCCAGCTCTGA